The window TGGTTTGGTCGTTCAGTAAAGCCAAGGACTCGCCGGCCCGGCTGCGTCTAACCACGATAGGCGCGCTCAGTTTATCGGCATCGAAAGCGTGTAGCGGTTGACCCAGTTCGATCAAGACGTAGTTGGTAACATCAACAACCGGACTTAAACTTCTAATACCACAACGGCGCAGACGCTCCTGCATCCACATTGGCGTGACCGCAGCGGGATTGATATTTTTGATCAAACGCCCGAGATAAACCGGACACGCTTCTGTCGCTTCAACCTTAACTTCCAAGGTTTGTTGGTGCTGCGGCTCGATAACAGCAAACGCCGTTGCCTGGAACGGCAGATTATTTAGCACCGCCACTTCCCTGGCAACGCCTTCGACGCTCAAGCAATCCGCACGGTTAGGTGTTAAGCCCAACTCGATCACGTTATCATTCAGCGTCAAATAGTCGCGAATATCGACACCGACCGGTGCATCAGCCGGTAATTCCATCAAACCATCGGAACTGACCGCTAAGCCTAATTCTTTTTCCGAACACAACATACCGAACGACAATTCGCCGCGCAGCTTGGATTCTTTTATTCTGAAATCGCCTGGCAACACCGCACCGATCAATGCTGCCGGAATTTTCAAACCGGGCCTGACATTGCTGGCACCACAAACGATTTGCAGGGGTTCAGCTTGGCCGACATTGACCTGACAAACCCTAAGTTTATCGGCGTTTGGATGTTGAATAGTGGAAAGTACTTCGCCGACCACCACCCCGGAAAATTCAGCTGCCACCGGCGTCACGGCATCGACTTCCAGACCGGCCATGGTCAATTGCGCGACTAATTCGGCAGTGGCGACAGGCGGATTGACTAGTTCTCTTAACCAGGCTTCACTGACTTGCATGATTATTTTCCACCGTTACCTAAACTGTTGTAAAAATTTCAAATCGTTTTCGAAAAACATTCGCAGGTCGTTGATGCCGTATTTCATCATCGCCAGACGTTCGACGCCGGTTCCGAAAGCAAAGCCCGAATAAACTTGGTTATCGATACCGACCGATTTGAATACTTCAGGGTGAATCATGCCGCAACCGCCGACCTCCAGCCAGCCCGTTTGTTTGCAGACACGGCAACCTTTGCCGTCGCACATGACACAGGACACATCGAATTCGGCGGACGGCTCTGTGAACGGAAAATAGGAAGGCCGAAAGCGCACGTTGACTTCTTTTTCGAAGAAGGCGCGCAGAAACTCGAAAATGACGCCCTTCAGGTCACCGAAACTAACGTCGGTATCAACCAAGAAGCCTTCGACCTGATGAAACATGGGTGAGTGAGTCATGTCCGAATCACAACGGTACACACGGCCCGGCGCGATAATTTTCAGGGGCGGCTTTTCGGATTCCATCACCCGAATCTGTACCGGCGACGTGTGGGTTCTCAATACGGTATGTGCATCGAAATAGAAGGTATCGTGCATCGCCCGCGCGGGATGATGCTCGGGAATATTCAAGGCGCCGAAGTTATGGTAATCGTCTTCGATTTCCGGGCCTTCGACGATATTAAAGCCGGCCTCGGCAAAAATTTTGGCAATCCGCCGCAAGGTGATCGTGACAGGATGCAATCCGGATACGGTCTGGCCACGCCCCGGCAGGGTAACGTCAATACATTCGCTAGCCAGACGCGCCGCCAATTCGGCATTTTCTAAAGTCAACTTCCGCGTTTCTAACGCTTCTTGAAATTTGTTTTTGGCATCGTTGATAACTTGCCCGGCACTGCGCCGTTGCTCGGGGTCCAGACTACCCAGCTCTTTCATCTGCTGAGTAAACAGGCCCTTTTTGCCTAGGTAATTGACTCTGACCTGATCGAGTTGACTGAGGTCTGCTGCATGTGCAAGCTCTTGTAATGCCTGCGTAACAATATCTTCGATACTAGCCGACACGACTCAGCTCACTTTTGTCTGCAATTGAGGGAGATTCCAAAACGATAGGTTCCCGCCAAAAGAGGTACGGCGGAAAATTCCCCGCCAGAAACGGGGAGTCGAGCGATTAAGCCGCTCTTGCGGAGCGGCTTAATATTTTCCTTACGGTTTGCTTTGGTTTGCTATAGCCACTTTCGCAATCGCGCCGAAAGCGTCGATATCGCGTACAGCCAAATCGGCCAATACTTTGCGATCAATCGCAACATTGGCTTTATTTAGACCGTTGATCAAACGGCTATAGGAGATACCGTACAAACGTGCGGCAGCGTTGATACGCACGATCCACAAAGCGCGGAATTGGCGTTTTTTCTGTTTACGGTCGCGATAAGCGTATTGACCGGCCTTAATGACCGCCTGCTTGGCGACGCGGTAAACCCGGCTACGGGCACCGTAGTAACCTTTTGCCAGTTTTAAAATCTTTTTATGTCTTGCTCTAGCGGTGACGCCGCGTTTAACTCTAGCCATGTTCTACTCTCTTCAATAACGGTGACAAATCAACTGTACGGCAGCATACGCGCAACCAATGGCGTATCCGACGGATGAAGAATGGCTGTTTTACGCAGTTGTCTTTTACGTTTGGTGGTTTTTTTGGTCAGGATATGACGCTTATGCGATTGTTTGCATTTAAAACCGCCGCTTCCGATTTTCTTGAAGCGCTTGCCGGCACCACTATGGCTTTTCATTTTTGGCATTTGTTTTCTCCAATGATTAAAAGTAAAGTCCCTGAGATAAAACCCAGTGAGGCAAAATGCTTGGCCCCATTGAATTTCCGGACACAAAAGTATCCGCTAGCCGATTCGCTCCTGAATCGCGTTGCCGTTTTAAAAAACGGCTAAAACCGTGTGATCGAATTATTTCTTTTTCTTCGGGCCCATCACCATGACCATTTGCCGGCCTTCCAACTTGGGAAATTGCTCGACTATGGCCATTTCTTCCAGATCGGTTTCGATACGTTTCAACAAGTCCATGCCCAACTCGCGATGAGTTAGCTCCCGGCCTTTAAAACGTACAGTGATCTTGGTTTTGTCGCCTTCGTTTAGAAACTTGATCAGGCTACGCAGCTTGACCTGGTAATCACCTTCTTCGGTACCGGGCCTAAACTTGATTTCCTTGATCTGGATTTGTTTTTGCTTTTTCTTGGCGGCTTGCAGTTTTTTGTTTAACTCAAACTGGTATTTGCCGAAGTCCATGACTTTGCAAACCGGAGGATCGGCATTGGGCGATATTTCGACCAGATCCATGTTTGCATCGTAGGCGAGCTGTAACGCTTCGTTTATTGAAACAACCCCGACTTGTTCACCTTCAGCGCCTACTACCCGAACCCGCCTGGCGGTAATTTCGGTATTTAAGCGCGTTGCATCTTTTTTAGAGCTGATACCCTAATCCTCCAAGTTGTTATTATTTTCGATCCGCAATCTGGTTTCTCAAGCGTTCGCCAAGTTCGCCAATTGACAGACTTCCTAGATCCTCGCCCTGCTGCGTGCGTACACTGACAGTGTGAGTTTCTAATTCCTTGTCGCCGATAATCAAAAGATACGGCACTCGCTGCATAGAATGCTCACGGATTTTAAAGCCTATCTTCTCGTTTCTCAAGTCAATTTTGACTCTAAGACCTTGTTTTTCAAGTTGTCGCCTAACTTCCTCAGCATAATCGGCATGGCGATCAGTGATATTCATCACCACCAACTGCACCGGCGCCAACCATAACGGAAAAGTTCCGGCAAATTGCTCGATCAAAATCCCGATGAAGCGCTCCAAGGAACCCAGGATCGCCCGATGCAACATTACCGGCACATGCCTGGCGCTATCTTCGCCTATATACGAGGCATCCAGCCTTTCCGGCATCGAGAAATCAACCTGTATAGTACCGCATTGCCAGACTCGACCTATACAATCTTTTAAGGAGAACTCAATTTTAGGACCATAAAAGGCGCCTTCACCCGGTTGTAACTGCCAATCCAAACCTTTAGTATTCAGCGCCAATTCCAAAGCATTTTCAGCTTTATCCCAGACCGCATCGTCACCAACGCGATTTTCCGGACGAGTCGACAATTTGATAATCACTTCTTCGAAGCCAAAATCCTTATATACCTCGAACAACAGATCAATAAACGTAGACACTTCGGATTGAATCTGATCTTCGGTACAGAAGATGTGGGCATCGTCCTGTACGAAGTTTCTAACCCGCATCAAACCGTGCAAAGTACCGGATGGCTCATTGCGGTGGCAGGAGCCGAACTCGGCAAGGCGCACAGGCAAATCTCGGTAGCTCTTAATGCCTTGATTATAAATTTGGATATGACAGGGGCAATTCATCGGTTTCACCGCATAATCGCGGCTTTCCGAATGTGTGGTAAACATCATTGCACTGAACTTATCCCAGTGCCCTGACTTTTCCCACAAGGTGCGATCAACAATTTGCGGCGTTTTGACTTCGCCGTAGCCGTTCATGCGCAATTTCTCGCGCACGTATTGTTCGATTTGCTGATAAATAGTCCAGCCTTTGTCGTGCCAGAACACCATGCCCGGGGCTTCTTCCTGGGTATGAAACAAATCCAGCGCCTTGCCGATTTTGCGGTGGTCGCGCTTTTCGGCTTCTTCCAGACGATGCAGATAAGCGGCTAGCTCCTTAGCGTCGCCCCATGCGGTACCGTAAATGCGTTGCAGCATTTCGTTTTTTGAATCGCCGCGCCAGTAAGCGCCGGCAATTTTCATTAACTTAAAGGCTTTTAATTTGCCGGTGCTGGGCACATGCGGACCACGGCACAAATCGGTGAATTCGCCTTGCTGATACAAAGACAAATCTTCGTTGGCAGGAATCGAAGAAATAATTTCAGCTTTATACTTCTCGCCCAAACCTTCAAAAAACTTTACAGCTTCGTCGCGTGACAAAAGGGAGCGACTAATTGTAATGTCCTGCGCAACCAGTTCCGCCATTTTCTTTTCAATGGCTGTCAAATCATCAGGTGTAAAAGAACGCTCAAAGGCAAAGTCGTAATAGAAACCGTTTTC of the Methylomonas sp. MK1 genome contains:
- the pheS gene encoding phenylalanine--tRNA ligase subunit alpha translates to MSASIEDIVTQALQELAHAADLSQLDQVRVNYLGKKGLFTQQMKELGSLDPEQRRSAGQVINDAKNKFQEALETRKLTLENAELAARLASECIDVTLPGRGQTVSGLHPVTITLRRIAKIFAEAGFNIVEGPEIEDDYHNFGALNIPEHHPARAMHDTFYFDAHTVLRTHTSPVQIRVMESEKPPLKIIAPGRVYRCDSDMTHSPMFHQVEGFLVDTDVSFGDLKGVIFEFLRAFFEKEVNVRFRPSYFPFTEPSAEFDVSCVMCDGKGCRVCKQTGWLEVGGCGMIHPEVFKSVGIDNQVYSGFAFGTGVERLAMMKYGINDLRMFFENDLKFLQQFR
- the rplT gene encoding 50S ribosomal protein L20 — its product is MARVKRGVTARARHKKILKLAKGYYGARSRVYRVAKQAVIKAGQYAYRDRKQKKRQFRALWIVRINAAARLYGISYSRLINGLNKANVAIDRKVLADLAVRDIDAFGAIAKVAIANQSKP
- the rpmI gene encoding 50S ribosomal protein L35; the encoded protein is MPKMKSHSGAGKRFKKIGSGGFKCKQSHKRHILTKKTTKRKRQLRKTAILHPSDTPLVARMLPYS
- the infC gene encoding translation initiation factor IF-3; translated protein: MSSKKDATRLNTEITARRVRVVGAEGEQVGVVSINEALQLAYDANMDLVEISPNADPPVCKVMDFGKYQFELNKKLQAAKKKQKQIQIKEIKFRPGTEEGDYQVKLRSLIKFLNEGDKTKITVRFKGRELTHRELGMDLLKRIETDLEEMAIVEQFPKLEGRQMVMVMGPKKKK
- the thrS gene encoding threonine--tRNA ligase, whose product is MPVITLPDGSQRQFDQAVSVMDVALSIGTGLAKAALAGKVNGKLVDASTLIDSDVSLQIVTAKDEEGVDVIRHSTAHLLAQAVKQLFPSAQVTIGPVIENGFYYDFAFERSFTPDDLTAIEKKMAELVAQDITISRSLLSRDEAVKFFEGLGEKYKAEIISSIPANEDLSLYQQGEFTDLCRGPHVPSTGKLKAFKLMKIAGAYWRGDSKNEMLQRIYGTAWGDAKELAAYLHRLEEAEKRDHRKIGKALDLFHTQEEAPGMVFWHDKGWTIYQQIEQYVREKLRMNGYGEVKTPQIVDRTLWEKSGHWDKFSAMMFTTHSESRDYAVKPMNCPCHIQIYNQGIKSYRDLPVRLAEFGSCHRNEPSGTLHGLMRVRNFVQDDAHIFCTEDQIQSEVSTFIDLLFEVYKDFGFEEVIIKLSTRPENRVGDDAVWDKAENALELALNTKGLDWQLQPGEGAFYGPKIEFSLKDCIGRVWQCGTIQVDFSMPERLDASYIGEDSARHVPVMLHRAILGSLERFIGILIEQFAGTFPLWLAPVQLVVMNITDRHADYAEEVRRQLEKQGLRVKIDLRNEKIGFKIREHSMQRVPYLLIIGDKELETHTVSVRTQQGEDLGSLSIGELGERLRNQIADRK